A DNA window from Mus caroli chromosome 8, CAROLI_EIJ_v1.1, whole genome shotgun sequence contains the following coding sequences:
- the Dkk4 gene encoding dickkopf-related protein 4, translating to MVLVTLLGLSWFCSPLAALVLDFNNIKSSADVQGAGKGSLCASDRDCSEGKFCFAFHDERSFCATCRRVRRRCQRSSVCCPGTVCVNGQEGESCLRTSDCGPGLCCARHFWTKICKPVLREGQVCSRRGHKDTAQAPEIFQRCDCGPGLMCRSQVTSNRQHSRLKVCQRI from the exons ATGGTACTGGTGACCTTGCTTGGACTCAGCTGGTTCTGTTCACCCCTGGCAGCTCTGGTTCTGGACTTTAACAACATCAAGAGCTCCGCGGATGTGCAAGGCGCTGGGAAG GGCTCGCTGTGTGCATCAGACAGGGACTGCAGCGAAGGGAAATTCTGCTTCGCGTTTCACGATGAACGGTCTTTCTGTGCCACGTGCCGTAGAGTTCGCAGGAGGTGTCAGAGGAGCTCCGTGTGCTGCCCAGGAACGGTCTGTGTGAATG GACAGGAGGGAGAAAGCTGTCTTAGAACCTCTGACTGTGGCCCTGGACTTTGCTGTGCTCGCCATTTTTGGACAAAAATTTGCAAGCCAGTTCTACGAGAGGGACAAGTCTGCTCCAGGAGGGGGCACAAAGACACTGCTCAAGCCCCAGAAATCTTCCAGCGTTGTGACTGTGGGCCTGGACTAATGTGCCGAAGTCAGGTGACCAGTAACCGACAACATTCAAGGCTAAAAGTATGCCAAAGAATATAA
- the Polb gene encoding DNA polymerase beta: MSKRKAPQETLNGGITDMLVELANFEKNVSQAIHKYNAYRKAASVIAKYPHKIKSGAEAKKLVSLMTIYKLFAFIYLGYVRIHACSGAHVKDIVLNEIKKVDSEYIATVCGSFRRGAESSGDMDVLLTHPNFTSESSKQVPRNGGVCQLPSEKDGKEYPHRRIDIRLIPKDQYYCGVLYFTGSDIFNKNMRAHALEKGFTINEYTIRPLGVTGVAGEPLPVDSEQDIFDYIQWRYREPKXRSE, translated from the exons ATGAGCAAACGCAAGGCGCCGCAGGAGACCCTCAACGGCGGCATCACGGATATGCTCGTGG AACTCGCAAACTTTGAGAAGAACGTGAGCCAGGCGATCCACAAGTACAATGCGTACAG aAAAGCGGCATCTGTGATAGCCAAGTACCCACACAAAATCAAGAGTGGAGCGGAAGCTAAGAAACTGGTGAGCTTAATGACCAT tTACAAATTGtttgcattcatttatttgggATATGTACGAATACATGCATGCAGCGGTGcccatgtgaag gaTATTGTacttaatgaaattaaaaaagtGGACTCTGAGTACATTGCTACAGTCTGTGGCAGTTTCAGAAGAG GCGCAGAGTCGAGTGGAGACATGGACGTTCTGCTGACCCACCCAAACTTCACGTCAGAATCCAGCAAACAGGTACCTCGGAATGGA GGTGTTTGCCAGCTTCCCAGCGAGAAGGATGGAAAGGAATATCCACATAGGAGAATCGATATCAG GTTGATCCCCAAAGATCAGTACTACTGTGGTGTTCTCTACTTCACTGGGAGTGACATCTTTAATAAGAACATGAGAGCGCACGCCCTGGAAAAGGGCTTCACAATCAATGAGTACACCATCCGCCCCCTGGGGGTCACTG GAGTCGCTGGGGAGCCCCTTCCTGTGGACAGTGAGCAGGACATTTTTGATTACATCCAGTGGCGCTACCGGGAGCCCAAGGANAGAAGTGAATGA